The Pygocentrus nattereri isolate fPygNat1 chromosome 4, fPygNat1.pri, whole genome shotgun sequence genome includes a window with the following:
- the LOC108429314 gene encoding zona pellucida sperm-binding protein 4-like has product MLKMWVSIAFAALFVPLNCFCITEAPLWSPQAAKWPLPHFPGPRDPPQEAKQPLPHFPGLLDPQQPVVTPHICGVDDVDRVPCGEPGIDAAQCGAINCCFDGQQCYYGRTVTVQCTIDGQFVLVVARDTTLPRLSLDSISLLGGSDAPCSAVDSNADFAIYQFPVTACGTRAMELGGYVVYENKMSSSYEVGVGPLGAITRDSHYELYFQCRYVDATVAALAVQLASNNPPMPVAASGPLMVELRLGSGQCVTKGCMQAQAAYTSYYGDADYPVTKVLREPVYVEVRILGRTDPNIALVLGRCWATSSPDPFSIPQWELLVDGCPYQHDSYLTTPIPVDGSSGLQFPSHYKRFVLKMFAFVDHASMAPLQEKVFIHCSTSVCQLTAADSCEPRCSRQRRDVVAAGRKSSHQLTVVSSGEVIFTEKAETVPPELQGNPNLVE; this is encoded by the exons ATGCTAAAAATGTGGGTTAGTATAGCTTTTGCAGCTCTGTTTGTGCCCTTGAACTGTTTCTGCATTACAGAAGCACCTCTGTGGAGTCCACAAGCAGCAAAGTGgcctctccctcactttcctgGGCCACGTGATCCTCCACaagaagcaaagcagcctctccctcactttcctgGGCTACTTGATCCTCAACAACCAGTGGTCACTCCTCATATCTGTGGAGTGGATGATGTTGACAGGGTTCCTTGTGGCGAACCTGGTATAGATGCTGCTCAGTGTGGTGCTATAAACTGCTGTTTTGATGGGCAGCAGTGCTACTATGGGAGAACTG TGACTGTCCAGTGCACGATAGATGGCCAGTTTGTGTTGGTGGTGGCCAGGGATACAACGCTACCCAGACTGAGCCTGGATTCAATCAGCCTGCTGGGAGGAAGTGACGCCCCCTGCAGTGCTGTTGATTCCAACGCTGACTTTGCTATCTACCAGTTTCCTGTAACTGCTTGTGGCACAAGAGCAATG GAGCTGGGTGGCTATGTGGTCTATGAGAACAAAATGTCCTCCTCCTATGAAGTTGGAGTGGGACCCCTTGGTGCCATCACAAGAGACAGCCACTATGA GCTTTACTTCCAGTGTAGGTATGTTGATGCAACTGTTGCAGCACTGGCTGTTCAGCTTGCCTCAAATAATCCTCCTATGCCTGTAGCTGCTTCTGGACCCCTCATGGTAGAACTAAGACTAggcagtggtcagtgtgtgacAAAGGGCTGTATGCAAG CACAAGCGGCCTATACATCGTACTACGGTGATGCTGACTACCCTGTGACTAAGGTTCTGAGGGAGCCTGTGTATGTTGAAGTGCGTATATTGGGGAGGACGGATCCCAATATTGCGCTGGTCTTGGGACGTTGCTGGGCAACCTCTTCCCCTGACCCCTTCAGCATTCCTCAGTGGGAGCTTCTGGTGGATGG GTGCCCATACCAGCATGACAGCTACCTGACTACTCCCATTCCAGTTGATGGGTCGTCTGGACTTCAGTTCCCCAGCCATTACAAGCGCTTTGTCCTGAAGATGTTCGCGTTTGTGGATCATGCCTCCATGGCTCCCTTGCAAGAGAAG GTGTTCATCCACTGTAGTACATCAGTGTGTCAGTTAACTGCAGCTGACTCCTGTGAACCAAGATGCAGCAGGCAAA GAAGAGATGTTGTCGCAGCAGGACGGAAGTCTTCTCATCAACTGACGGTAGTGTCTAGTGGGGAAGTCATCTTCACAGAGAAGGCTGAAACTGTACCACCTGAGCTTCAGGGAAATCCAAATCTTGTGGAATAA